One Lacipirellulaceae bacterium DNA window includes the following coding sequences:
- a CDS encoding BNR repeat-containing protein: MSPLSDMLLDSDALILPTGGNFATTINGQPYQQEALITHGGYQYAAWYHNSPTNEDIYLSRRDLTGTTWETFDTGFGLDNGDGTASSPNREWDSHNVIGLGISGDGRIHLSFDHHVDSLRYVTTNAGAATGGTWNSSILNAERDSLNVGGSTIPRVTYPRFANVGDDLVLTYRDYGSGNGDHRIADYNSATGQWSSTRFVTKGRSTGQVYDDANSNPSSSRNSYHNGFHFDSSGRLHTTWNWREGTQDGNHDIMYAYSDDKGVTWRNNDGQLVGTNSSPITLNSPGIEVVDLDRRQALLNQQGQIVDPDGGVHALMFHRTPGHSFTNSPFSDRTNSEYFHYYRDPQSGTWDVSAFPAGTSVGSRPRISVDSNGHLYGLFTEGDDLVIAGRQKVLGGYDDWEILHVDQTYNYDGTPLVDNQRLLDDGILSVFIQEEGSPHPTNPTSSPLRVLEFSTTAPPVTQGTLIAGWDTWQNSGVQSPNVTDGITTGTSASSGFGLDSDMRSSTDGTWGTLNTPAADGTADDINDAARLANGASGYYDFTVTDTGGIDRDLTTFHFDAATFRPNSARDYELSVLSGDLTVGSVATGNVPSFAGGQQDWSNFDIDLTGVADNTLDANGTVTFRLNFTGGTLGAGGHHQGLDNVAIAGEVPALPSTLIAGWDRWASNGIQAASVTDGNTTATTGNNVEFGLVASGNTDGTWGTLATPTADQTTDDSFDGYRLVNGEEGSIEFTLTDSSGVDRDLTEFHFDTGTFRPDSSHNWELSVISGDLTLGSVASGDAPNITGGTIDWHDFDIDLTGLADNTLDANGTVTFLLEFTGGTLGASGHHQYLDNVAISGTAVEIDDTGDFDGDGDVDGADFLAWQRDTIVGNLADWQANYGTQAQLLSSATAVPEPSSLILLSLALAPYFRRRPPTHRP; the protein is encoded by the coding sequence GTGAGTCCACTGAGCGACATGTTGCTCGATTCCGACGCTCTGATCTTACCTACGGGTGGTAACTTTGCCACGACGATCAACGGTCAGCCCTACCAGCAAGAAGCACTTATCACACATGGCGGCTATCAGTATGCAGCTTGGTATCACAATAGTCCCACCAATGAAGACATCTATCTTTCGCGTCGCGACTTAACTGGGACGACTTGGGAAACATTTGACACCGGCTTTGGTTTGGACAACGGCGACGGAACAGCCTCATCACCCAATAGAGAATGGGATTCCCATAACGTCATTGGGTTGGGAATTTCCGGGGATGGACGCATCCACTTGTCCTTTGATCATCACGTGGATTCACTGCGTTACGTCACCACGAATGCTGGAGCCGCTACTGGCGGCACTTGGAATAGCTCGATACTAAACGCTGAGCGAGATTCGCTGAACGTTGGAGGTTCTACAATCCCCCGTGTCACCTATCCCCGTTTTGCCAACGTGGGTGATGACTTGGTCTTGACCTATCGCGATTATGGCAGCGGCAACGGTGACCACCGGATCGCCGACTATAACTCGGCAACAGGGCAATGGAGCAGCACTCGGTTTGTGACCAAAGGGAGATCAACTGGCCAAGTTTATGACGATGCTAATAGCAACCCATCAAGCAGTCGTAATTCTTACCACAACGGATTTCACTTCGACAGTTCCGGCAGATTGCACACCACTTGGAACTGGCGGGAAGGCACTCAGGATGGAAATCACGACATCATGTATGCCTACAGTGATGACAAGGGAGTCACTTGGCGAAACAACGACGGCCAACTAGTAGGGACGAATTCTTCGCCGATTACATTGAACTCTCCTGGCATTGAGGTCGTCGATCTCGACCGTCGCCAAGCCTTACTCAATCAGCAAGGCCAAATCGTGGATCCAGACGGTGGCGTTCACGCGCTAATGTTTCATCGCACTCCGGGACATAGTTTCACGAATTCACCGTTCAGTGACAGGACGAATTCGGAGTACTTCCACTATTATCGCGACCCGCAATCGGGGACCTGGGATGTTAGCGCGTTTCCAGCCGGGACTTCGGTGGGGAGCCGTCCCAGGATAAGTGTGGATAGCAACGGTCATCTCTACGGTCTCTTCACCGAAGGCGACGACCTGGTCATCGCCGGGCGCCAGAAAGTCCTAGGCGGTTACGATGACTGGGAGATTCTGCACGTAGACCAAACCTACAATTACGATGGCACACCGCTAGTCGACAACCAGCGCTTGCTCGATGACGGGATTTTGTCGGTATTTATTCAAGAAGAAGGTAGCCCTCATCCAACCAATCCGACCAGCAGTCCACTACGTGTCCTTGAATTCAGCACTACCGCACCGCCTGTCACGCAAGGCACACTAATCGCGGGCTGGGATACTTGGCAGAACTCAGGAGTGCAATCTCCCAACGTGACCGACGGAATCACCACAGGCACATCTGCCAGCAGTGGATTTGGCCTCGACTCCGATATGCGGTCGAGCACCGACGGAACGTGGGGAACCTTGAATACTCCCGCAGCTGATGGCACTGCCGATGACATCAATGATGCGGCACGGTTGGCCAACGGTGCCTCGGGTTACTACGACTTTACGGTGACCGACACAGGCGGAATCGATCGAGACTTAACCACGTTTCACTTCGATGCGGCTACCTTCAGGCCCAACTCCGCTCGAGACTATGAACTGTCAGTCCTCTCAGGCGATCTGACGGTGGGGTCTGTAGCGACAGGCAATGTCCCATCCTTTGCTGGGGGGCAGCAGGACTGGTCGAACTTCGACATCGACCTCACTGGCGTCGCTGACAACACTCTCGATGCCAACGGAACGGTCACCTTCCGGCTGAATTTCACAGGAGGAACTCTTGGGGCCGGGGGGCACCACCAGGGCCTCGACAATGTGGCGATAGCCGGCGAAGTACCAGCCTTGCCTAGTACTCTCATCGCCGGCTGGGATCGATGGGCTTCCAATGGGATTCAAGCTGCTAGCGTAACCGATGGAAACACCACAGCCACGACCGGAAACAATGTCGAGTTTGGCCTAGTTGCCAGCGGCAATACCGACGGAACCTGGGGAACCTTGGCGACGCCAACAGCAGATCAAACGACCGATGATAGTTTCGATGGATATCGGTTGGTCAATGGCGAAGAAGGTTCGATCGAGTTTACGCTCACTGACTCAAGCGGAGTCGATCGAGACTTGACGGAATTCCACTTCGACACAGGCACCTTCAGGCCAGACTCTTCTCATAACTGGGAGCTGTCCGTGATCTCAGGTGATCTCACCCTGGGATCAGTAGCGAGCGGAGATGCCCCAAACATAACGGGCGGTACCATTGATTGGCATGATTTCGATATCGATCTCACAGGCCTAGCCGACAACACCTTGGATGCGAATGGAACAGTGACCTTCCTCTTGGAATTCACTGGGGGCACGCTGGGGGCATCAGGTCATCATCAGTACCTCGACAATGTGGCTATCTCTGGCACAGCCGTCGAGATCGATGACACTGGCGACTTCGACGGGGACGGGGATGTCGATGGTGCTGACTTCCTAGCTTGGCAACGCGATACGATTGTTGGCAACCTCGCCGACTGGCAAGCAAACTATGGAACTCAGGCTCAATTGCTAAGCTCAGCGACTGCTGTTCCGGAACCATCAAGCCTTATACTTCTCTCGCTGGCTCTCGCACCCTACTTTAGGCGGCGACCTCCGACCCACCGTCCATAA
- a CDS encoding sulfatase, which produces MLCQKKTISKWVVALFIVAAEVNPTHAEPITESTRPNFLVFIADDLNKEYYGCYGNEQTAAPTASQLAAEGMVFENAFTGQAICAPSRSMLYTGKYPLRNGAFMNHSRVYQGTRSVCHYLRDASYDVILCGKSHVKPDDAFPWTITMHSAEPAGNPAMYTKPAMPLERLESYLSAKDESNGRPFCIIASSFYPHGEHPTSTEFTADKVSVTRFQNDNRRTRESEARFCQAIKNSDDELAGVLALLDKYELAENTLVIYVSDHGRFGKWTVYDRGLNVPFIARWPGVIKEGTRTTALVSFADVLPTMLELAGVDPVRDLDGKSFLGVLKGRTTTHQDYGYGVMTNQGIINAHVFPGRMIRSARYKYIRNYNAMAVVQRREKAGEDFSAFLRMGAELHPGVPEEELFDLDDDPEEQNNLATNPAYQATKAELKQKLQEWLVAQNDFLKEPGKMPLLHTSKTYRLDQRHPRRKTSLPTELLNSLDDFDFYKHQP; this is translated from the coding sequence TTGCTTTGCCAGAAGAAGACGATCAGCAAATGGGTAGTTGCGTTATTTATAGTTGCCGCTGAGGTCAATCCAACTCATGCAGAGCCAATCACAGAAAGCACTCGACCAAACTTCCTGGTTTTCATCGCTGACGACCTGAACAAGGAATATTACGGTTGTTATGGCAACGAGCAAACGGCTGCGCCGACCGCTTCGCAGTTAGCGGCGGAGGGCATGGTTTTCGAGAACGCATTTACCGGGCAGGCGATCTGTGCTCCGTCGCGTTCGATGCTCTACACGGGCAAGTATCCGTTAAGAAACGGAGCGTTTATGAATCATTCGCGAGTGTATCAAGGCACTCGAAGCGTTTGTCATTATCTCCGAGATGCATCCTATGACGTGATCCTCTGCGGAAAATCACACGTCAAACCAGATGATGCGTTCCCTTGGACGATTACCATGCATTCCGCCGAGCCTGCTGGTAATCCGGCAATGTATACGAAACCTGCGATGCCGCTGGAACGTTTGGAGAGCTACCTTTCAGCGAAGGACGAAAGTAATGGGCGTCCCTTCTGTATCATAGCTTCGAGCTTCTATCCTCATGGAGAGCATCCTACGAGCACTGAATTTACCGCAGATAAAGTAAGCGTAACCCGCTTTCAAAATGACAACAGACGCACCAGAGAGTCTGAAGCCCGATTCTGCCAAGCCATTAAGAATAGCGACGATGAACTTGCAGGGGTACTCGCCCTGCTAGACAAATACGAACTGGCAGAGAACACGCTTGTCATTTATGTTTCTGATCACGGACGCTTCGGTAAATGGACCGTCTACGATCGAGGACTCAATGTTCCCTTCATTGCTCGTTGGCCGGGAGTGATTAAGGAGGGAACTAGAACCACTGCTCTTGTCTCTTTTGCTGATGTCCTCCCAACGATGTTGGAGCTAGCAGGCGTTGACCCAGTCAGAGACCTAGACGGTAAGAGCTTCTTAGGTGTCTTGAAGGGGCGCACGACGACGCACCAAGACTATGGCTATGGCGTGATGACCAATCAGGGAATCATCAACGCCCATGTGTTCCCGGGAAGAATGATCAGGTCGGCTCGATATAAATACATTCGGAACTACAATGCGATGGCGGTCGTCCAGCGCAGAGAGAAAGCAGGAGAGGATTTCAGTGCTTTTCTAAGGATGGGAGCTGAACTACACCCTGGCGTGCCGGAAGAGGAGCTGTTCGATCTTGATGACGACCCAGAAGAGCAAAACAACTTGGCGACGAACCCCGCCTATCAAGCGACCAAGGCAGAGTTGAAGCAGAAACTCCAAGAGTGGCTGGTCGCTCAAAACGATTTCTTGAAGGAGCCCGGCAAGATGCCCCTGCTGCACACAAGCAAAACTTACCGCTTAGATCAAAGACATCCACGACGAAAGACTAGCCTCCCGACAGAATTACTTAACTCGCTCGACGATTTCGATTTCTACAAACATCAACCATAG
- a CDS encoding sulfatase, protein MKSNLLRILAQLCCFAAIAVFSGLSRAAEQSPMNILVLFADDWRHDTLGVAGNPVVQTPVLDDLAGQGVRFTHNCVSTSICGISRATLFTGQWMSRHGCRNFKMWKTPWEQTYPGLLRDKGYHVGHVGKWHNGDFPAEHFDFGRAYSGTHWIEQPDGSKVHVTAKNEQDSLEFLQKRPADKPFCLTVAFFATHAEDKNPLQFLPQPQSMELYQDVSIPVPPNATDESFHRLPEFVATEENEGRNRWHWRFDTPEKYQRMMKNYYRLATEVDATCGRLLAELDKQGVTDNTLVIFTTDNGYYHAEHGLADKWYPHQESIRVPLIIRDPRMKTQKQGHTNDAFTLNVDLAPTILAAAGIDPPDTMQGQDLSPLYMGATQPPWREEFFYEHPMLRSNDFIPASEALVRKDWKYFYWPAFDREQLFDLKADPREENDLANDPAYAEQLSEMRERFQELKVLSN, encoded by the coding sequence ATGAAATCAAATCTTCTCCGCATCCTAGCCCAACTCTGCTGCTTCGCAGCGATCGCGGTCTTCAGCGGGCTTAGCCGTGCCGCTGAGCAATCGCCGATGAACATCCTGGTGCTGTTCGCCGACGACTGGCGGCACGACACCCTGGGAGTCGCGGGAAACCCGGTTGTGCAGACGCCGGTTCTTGACGACCTGGCCGGTCAGGGTGTTCGCTTCACCCACAATTGCGTCTCCACATCGATCTGCGGCATCAGTCGCGCGACGCTCTTCACTGGGCAATGGATGTCGCGACATGGCTGCCGCAACTTCAAAATGTGGAAGACACCCTGGGAGCAAACCTACCCGGGACTGCTGCGTGACAAGGGCTACCACGTCGGCCACGTCGGCAAATGGCACAACGGTGATTTCCCCGCGGAGCACTTCGACTTTGGCCGCGCCTATTCTGGCACCCACTGGATCGAACAGCCCGACGGATCGAAAGTGCACGTCACTGCCAAGAACGAGCAAGACTCTCTTGAGTTCCTACAGAAGCGCCCCGCCGATAAGCCCTTCTGTCTGACGGTCGCCTTCTTCGCAACGCACGCCGAGGACAAAAACCCGCTCCAATTTCTTCCGCAGCCGCAAAGCATGGAGTTGTATCAGGATGTGTCGATCCCTGTTCCGCCGAATGCGACCGACGAATCGTTCCATCGCTTACCTGAGTTTGTCGCGACCGAAGAGAACGAAGGACGCAATCGCTGGCATTGGCGTTTCGATACGCCTGAGAAGTACCAGAGGATGATGAAAAACTACTACCGCTTGGCGACCGAAGTCGATGCGACGTGCGGACGCTTGCTGGCTGAACTCGACAAGCAGGGCGTCACCGACAACACACTCGTCATCTTCACCACCGACAACGGCTACTACCACGCTGAGCACGGCCTAGCCGACAAATGGTATCCGCACCAGGAGAGCATCCGCGTCCCCCTGATCATCCGCGACCCTCGGATGAAAACGCAAAAGCAAGGCCACACTAACGATGCGTTCACGCTCAACGTCGACTTGGCCCCCACCATCCTCGCTGCCGCGGGTATCGATCCGCCCGACACGATGCAAGGCCAAGACCTCAGCCCACTTTACATGGGAGCCACCCAGCCACCGTGGCGTGAGGAGTTTTTCTACGAGCACCCCATGCTTCGCAGCAACGACTTCATCCCCGCCTCAGAGGCACTTGTCCGTAAAGATTGGAAGTACTTTTACTGGCCCGCTTTCGACCGCGAACAACTGTTCGATCTCAAGGCCGACCCCCGGGAAGAGAACGATCTGGCGAATGATCCTGCTTATGCTGAGCAGTTGAGCGAAATGCGAGAGAGGTTTCAGGAACTAAAAGTTCTGTCCAACTAA
- a CDS encoding sulfatase, with product MRIFFTLLAILGVSTSIQAENRPNILFIAVDDLRPEFASYGADQINSPNLDRLASQATQFNRAYCSVSTCGASRASLLTSVRPTPTRFVTAKETRADVDAPWAVPFNTHFKSHGYQTISLGKIYHQASDNEEGWSKKPWKPETNLYALQENQTLAAAKGRGPSTEVPDVSDETYPDGELALQAVNELRELTTHSQEPFLLAVGFYRPHLPFVAPQKYWDLYPVDTVVLPDNYRIPENAPQASLHRFGELRNYSDVSKKGPLSDEQALHLIRGYYACVSYVDAQIGRVINELERLDLADNTIVVLWGDHGWNLGDHTLWCKHSVYESSLRIPLIIKTPRHSAGQQTDAIVESIDIYPTLCELAGLPVPKTVEGRSLVPLLKQPNLAWPDVAFSRFRTGDSLRTDRYRYSEYHNMTSGKYLGRMLYDHKLDALENHNIAERPENKELVAKLAELLEEKRLATAKPPSPRRSSPKK from the coding sequence ATGAGAATTTTCTTTACGTTGCTTGCGATACTCGGGGTATCGACTTCGATTCAAGCCGAGAACCGGCCGAACATTCTGTTCATTGCGGTCGACGACTTGCGGCCCGAGTTTGCATCCTACGGTGCGGATCAGATCAATTCGCCGAATTTAGACCGTCTTGCCAGTCAAGCCACGCAATTCAATCGAGCCTATTGCTCCGTCTCGACTTGTGGAGCGTCACGAGCAAGTTTACTCACCAGTGTTCGGCCTACGCCCACTCGATTCGTCACGGCGAAGGAGACAAGAGCCGACGTGGATGCGCCTTGGGCCGTTCCCTTCAACACTCACTTTAAATCGCACGGCTACCAGACGATTTCACTAGGCAAAATCTATCATCAAGCCAGCGATAACGAGGAAGGCTGGTCCAAGAAACCATGGAAGCCTGAGACCAATCTATACGCGCTCCAAGAGAACCAAACACTCGCGGCGGCTAAAGGAAGAGGGCCAAGTACGGAGGTCCCTGATGTTTCCGATGAGACGTACCCGGACGGAGAACTCGCCTTACAGGCAGTCAACGAGCTCCGCGAGCTGACCACACACTCGCAGGAGCCTTTCCTGCTTGCGGTCGGATTCTACAGACCGCACCTTCCCTTTGTTGCGCCGCAAAAGTATTGGGATCTGTACCCCGTCGATACAGTTGTACTGCCTGACAACTACAGAATTCCCGAGAACGCTCCGCAAGCCTCCCTCCATCGATTCGGAGAATTGCGAAACTATTCGGACGTTAGTAAAAAAGGCCCACTGTCCGACGAGCAAGCACTCCACCTAATACGGGGATACTACGCCTGCGTCAGTTACGTTGATGCTCAGATTGGCAGAGTCATCAATGAACTGGAGCGACTCGACCTGGCTGACAATACCATCGTGGTTTTGTGGGGAGATCACGGTTGGAATCTTGGTGATCACACGCTCTGGTGCAAGCATTCAGTTTACGAGTCATCACTGCGAATTCCCTTGATCATCAAGACCCCCCGGCATTCGGCAGGACAGCAAACAGATGCTATCGTCGAATCGATTGATATCTACCCAACGCTCTGCGAGCTCGCCGGCCTCCCTGTGCCAAAGACGGTCGAAGGTCGGAGCTTGGTTCCCTTGCTGAAGCAACCCAACCTAGCGTGGCCTGACGTAGCCTTCAGCCGATTTCGGACAGGTGATTCCCTCCGGACGGATCGTTACCGCTACAGTGAGTACCACAATATGACATCAGGCAAATATCTTGGTCGCATGCTGTACGACCACAAACTTGACGCGCTCGAGAACCACAACATTGCAGAGCGGCCCGAAAATAAGGAGCTCGTTGCCAAACTAGCGGAACTTCTTGAAGAAAAGCGTCTCGCAACTGCCAAACCACCCAGTCCGCGGCGTTCGTCTCCCAAAAAATAA
- a CDS encoding family 78 glycoside hydrolase catalytic domain: MTTVRCLQGLFLQLLLVRLALGLAPAPTHLIVGEGFEDPLGFHDATPTFSWQLPVGTASQTAYQIEVRDVLQEEKAWDTGWIDSDQSILIPYGGHPLASRQQLSWRVRFRDEAGEDSEWSEPASFELGLLSSKEWQASWISPKWDADEQIEQVARLRRDFNSSGKVIRARLYATARGLYQMRLNGQKIGSDAFTPGWTSYSKRIDTQTYDVTNLIRDGENTLATSLGYGWYAGRIGWKDQRQFYGDSPELLAQLEITYGDGRTETIVTNDAWKATLEGPIRSSSIYDGEAYDARQEMPEWDQPGFDASTWTSAIAREELGDVKLTPKPFAQVRVTETVATVKVTEPQPGRFVFDLGQNIVGLPKLQIPVEKDKTVTIRFAEMLNKNGSLYTKNYRSAKSLNKYTAAESKTITWQPLFTFHGFRYVELSGLPEGVVPEKDWVQGLVLHSDLRRIGTFTSSHEKLNQLQSNITWGQRGNFLDIPTDCPQRDERLGWTGDAQAFCPTAMFNYDCHAFWKSWLRSMRDDQFPDGRIPHVIPDALNNRGGSPGWMDAATIIPWQVYVRTGDKEILEENYEMMERLVGWYRKRLKNGVVEKVVGFGDWLQPYAPDNKGETPHRYLATAFYVNSVQILANSARVLGKEKDLETYGAEAATAKKEFAEYFFDGEGKLKNVPETQTAYILAIGFQLIPPDLHAKSGKHLVHLIEEADGHLRTGFLGTPLLAAALDQTGHLDVAYAVLFKETYPSWFFSINQGATTMWERWNSYSHKDGFGNAAMNSFNHYAYGAIGQFMYERIAGLSPDASHPGYKHFYVLPDVTGPLTSASAELETPHGKASSSWKKIDGQIEMNITVPPNTTATIQFPDGRPQETVTAGMHRFQCQAPESE; encoded by the coding sequence ATGACGACCGTACGCTGCCTTCAAGGATTGTTTCTACAGCTTCTATTGGTTCGACTTGCCCTTGGGTTGGCTCCTGCACCGACGCACCTCATTGTGGGCGAAGGGTTCGAAGACCCTCTAGGATTCCACGACGCAACGCCGACTTTCTCATGGCAACTACCGGTTGGCACCGCTAGCCAAACGGCTTATCAGATCGAGGTGCGAGACGTTCTCCAGGAAGAGAAGGCCTGGGACACCGGGTGGATCGATTCCGATCAATCGATCCTCATCCCCTACGGCGGTCATCCATTGGCTTCGCGTCAACAACTAAGTTGGCGTGTTCGCTTCCGCGATGAGGCTGGTGAGGACTCTGAATGGAGTGAACCCGCTAGCTTCGAACTGGGGCTCCTCAGTTCAAAAGAATGGCAGGCTAGTTGGATTAGTCCCAAGTGGGATGCTGACGAGCAGATAGAGCAAGTCGCACGGCTACGTCGCGATTTCAACTCATCTGGCAAGGTGATACGTGCCCGTCTCTACGCAACGGCACGCGGCCTTTACCAGATGCGGCTTAATGGACAAAAGATCGGCAGTGATGCTTTTACCCCAGGCTGGACCTCCTACTCCAAGCGGATCGATACGCAAACCTACGACGTGACCAATCTAATTCGTGACGGTGAGAACACGCTGGCCACCTCTTTGGGCTACGGCTGGTACGCGGGCCGCATCGGCTGGAAAGACCAGCGGCAATTCTATGGCGACTCCCCGGAACTGCTCGCACAGTTAGAAATCACTTACGGAGATGGCCGCACCGAAACGATCGTCACGAACGACGCCTGGAAAGCGACGCTCGAAGGGCCTATTCGGTCATCAAGCATCTACGACGGCGAAGCCTACGATGCCCGCCAGGAAATGCCGGAGTGGGATCAGCCCGGTTTCGACGCATCCACTTGGACTTCGGCGATCGCACGCGAAGAACTGGGCGATGTGAAACTAACGCCGAAGCCCTTTGCCCAGGTGCGCGTCACGGAGACCGTTGCGACGGTCAAAGTTACCGAGCCGCAGCCCGGCCGCTTTGTCTTCGACTTGGGTCAGAACATTGTCGGGTTACCGAAGCTACAGATACCGGTCGAAAAAGACAAAACCGTCACGATCCGCTTCGCCGAGATGCTCAACAAGAACGGCAGTCTCTACACGAAGAACTACCGCTCCGCTAAATCACTCAATAAGTACACGGCTGCCGAATCGAAGACCATTACTTGGCAGCCGCTGTTTACGTTTCATGGATTTCGCTACGTCGAACTTTCTGGACTGCCCGAGGGAGTCGTTCCCGAGAAGGACTGGGTCCAAGGATTGGTCCTGCACTCAGACCTGAGGCGGATCGGCACGTTTACCTCCTCACACGAAAAGCTCAACCAACTGCAAAGCAATATCACGTGGGGACAGCGGGGCAACTTCCTCGACATTCCCACCGATTGCCCCCAGCGAGACGAACGTCTCGGCTGGACGGGCGATGCGCAAGCGTTTTGCCCCACGGCAATGTTCAACTACGATTGCCACGCCTTCTGGAAAAGCTGGCTCCGCTCGATGCGAGACGATCAGTTCCCCGACGGTCGCATTCCGCATGTCATCCCAGACGCGCTGAACAATCGCGGGGGGAGCCCCGGCTGGATGGACGCGGCAACCATTATTCCTTGGCAAGTCTACGTCAGGACAGGCGACAAAGAAATCCTGGAAGAGAACTACGAGATGATGGAGCGGCTGGTCGGCTGGTATCGCAAGCGTCTGAAAAACGGCGTCGTTGAAAAAGTCGTCGGCTTCGGCGACTGGCTGCAACCCTACGCACCCGACAACAAAGGCGAAACACCACACCGATACCTTGCGACTGCGTTCTATGTGAACAGCGTGCAGATTCTTGCCAACTCAGCTCGCGTACTCGGGAAAGAGAAAGACTTGGAAACGTACGGCGCCGAAGCGGCCACAGCGAAGAAGGAGTTTGCTGAATACTTTTTCGACGGGGAAGGAAAACTCAAGAACGTCCCCGAAACCCAGACTGCCTACATCCTGGCGATCGGTTTCCAGTTGATCCCTCCCGACCTCCACGCAAAATCCGGGAAGCATTTGGTCCACCTGATCGAGGAAGCCGATGGCCACCTACGCACCGGTTTTCTTGGTACGCCGCTTCTTGCCGCGGCTCTCGATCAAACCGGCCATCTCGACGTAGCCTATGCCGTACTCTTCAAAGAGACTTACCCCTCTTGGTTCTTTTCCATCAATCAAGGGGCGACCACCATGTGGGAACGCTGGAATAGCTACAGCCACAAAGATGGCTTTGGCAACGCCGCGATGAATTCCTTCAATCACTATGCCTACGGTGCGATCGGTCAATTCATGTATGAACGCATCGCCGGCCTCTCGCCTGACGCCAGTCACCCCGGCTACAAACACTTTTACGTCCTGCCCGATGTGACGGGGCCACTCACTTCGGCCAGTGCAGAACTCGAAACCCCCCACGGCAAAGCGTCGAGCAGTTGGAAGAAGATCGATGGCCAGATCGAAATGAACATCACCGTCCCGCCGAACACGACGGCCACCATTCAGTTCCCCGACGGGCGGCCTCAAGAGACCGTTACCGCGGGGATGCACCGATTTCAATGCCAGGCTCCCGAAAGTGAGTAG